The DNA window GACGAGGCCATCGCCGCGTGCCTGGAGGCCGCCGGGGTCGCCGAGAACCGCAAGCCCCTGGACGTGGCCTCCCCCCAGATCATGGGCGACCCCCAGACGTCGGGGTACGCCGACGACCCGGTCAACACCACCACCGGCAACTTCGTCGAACCCGAGGCGGATCTGGTCTTCACCGGGGCGGCCGCCTCCCTGGGGTTCGAACGCGTGTACAATTCGGTGTCGACCTCCCACGACTCGGACGGCGCGCCGGGGGCGTTCGGGCCCGGCTGGTCCTCCACCGCCGATGAGCGCCTGGTGGTCGACGACGAGGGCGCCACCTGGGTGCGGGCCACCGGCCGCCACGTCGTCTTCCCCCGCGCCGGGGCCGGCTGGGGGCGCGCGGTGGGCGAGAACCTGTGGCTGGAGGCCCTCGACGCCGCCGACACCGGCGACGACGGCGCCGCCAGCGCCGCCGACGACGGCACTGGCGGCGCCGCGCGCGCCTGTGGTGCGGGTGGTTTTGTGGTGTCGGACAATGAGGGTGGCCGGTGGTGCTTCGATGCCGCGGGGCGGCCGGCGTGGTGGGGCCGGGGTGCGGGCACGCGCGTGGAGCGCTCCTACGACTGCGCCGGTCGCCTGGCGGGGCTGGTTCATGAGCGGGGCCGGGGCGTGGACGTGGTCTGGGACGAGTCCGGGTCGCGCATCGCGGCCCTGGTGGCCTGGGACGGGCGGCGGGCGGACTTCTCCTACGACTCCTCCGGCCGCCTGGTGGGGGTCACTCGCAGCGGCGGGGGGGGCGCGCCGCTACGAGTGGGGCGAGTCGGGGCGCATCGAACGGGTGATTGATGCCGATGGTGTGGTGGAGGTGGACAACGCCTACGACGAGGCCGGCCGGGTGGTCCGCCAGCGCTCCGCGTTCGGGCGGGTGTCCCACTACTCCTACCTGCCCGGGGGCGTCACCCAGGTCGCCGACGCCGATGGCTCCCGGGCCAATGTGTGGGTCCACGACGCCCGCGGCCGCCTGACCGGCATGATCGACGCCGCCGGCAACCGCCAGTCCATCAGCTGGGACCGGTGGGGCAACCGGGTCATGATCACCGGCCGCGACGGCGGACGCACCATCAACCAGTACGACGGGCGCGGACGACTGGTCGTGCGCGTGGAGGAGACCGGCGCGAGATTCGACTACGACTACGACGACGCCGATCGCGTCGTGCGGGTG is part of the Actinomyces sp. oral taxon 414 genome and encodes:
- a CDS encoding DUF6531 domain-containing protein — translated: MAEYSDKLGAYDEAVVFDDATADRLISAAQTLSSTLTTQGSDRTSWAATASVDFKGHYAEVFDTNSKAGSTDCTNISSALNDLVSEVQALKRAAAAERSRRAQAKEWADRQDHETFLKKGWDWLTSQDQPPPGPDQVPLPQPHEPVTSSWSEPAPAASGSVSSACPDDLRTYATNISGANDTVVTQKGTLDGAISDFATACAWCTIDASGITAALTSFTSNNTSEAAWVNTVADAFEAAGGGDGGISTVSDEAIAACLEAAGVAENRKPLDVASPQIMGDPQTSGYADDPVNTTTGNFVEPEADLVFTGAAASLGFERVYNSVSTSHDSDGAPGAFGPGWSSTADERLVVDDEGATWVRATGRHVVFPRAGAGWGRAVGENLWLEALDAADTGDDGAASAADDGTGGAARACGAGGFVVSDNEGGRWCFDAAGRPAWWGRGAGTRVERSYDCAGRLAGLVHERGRGVDVVWDESGSRIAALVAWDGRRADFSYDSSGRLVGVTRSGGGGAPLRVGRVGAHRTGD